Proteins co-encoded in one Streptomyces sp. JH34 genomic window:
- a CDS encoding HAMP domain-containing sensor histidine kinase — protein sequence MTGLPRRLRALPLRSRLALLVAAAVAAAVAAVAAACWFVTREQLEHQLDESLRNSTAIDETYVQNLLNACAGTAARQRPAPGSYSVQIVATNGDPCAAPPRRAPFPTTDEDIAVAGGDRDSVLHTVTDTDGAKLRVYTYQIRLDRPGPGTDTTLGVSVARPMSDVTDPLSTLAWVLLLVSGIGVVGAGAAGLWIARTGLRPVDDLARAVEHVAETEDLTVRIPAEGEDEIARLSRSFNAMTSSLATSRDRQSQLIADAGHELRTPLTSLRTNIELLARSDETGRAIPPDDRKALMSSVKAQMTELAALIGDLQELSRPDAAQPGPLQVVALHDITRTALQRARLRGPELTITAELAPWYVRAEPAALERAVVNVLDNAVKFSPAGGTIEVVLHRGELTVRDHGPGIPAEDLPHVFDRFWRSPSARQLPGSGLGLSIVARTVQQAGGEIALTPAEGGGTVASIRLPGAPTPPPEV from the coding sequence GTGACCGGCCTCCCCCGCCGGCTCCGCGCCCTCCCGCTCCGCTCGCGGCTCGCCCTGCTGGTCGCCGCAGCGGTCGCGGCGGCGGTGGCAGCGGTGGCCGCGGCCTGCTGGTTCGTGACGCGGGAACAGCTGGAGCACCAGCTGGACGAGTCACTGCGCAACTCGACGGCGATCGACGAGACGTACGTCCAGAACCTGCTCAACGCGTGCGCGGGGACCGCGGCCCGCCAGCGCCCCGCGCCCGGCTCGTACAGCGTGCAGATCGTCGCCACCAACGGCGATCCGTGCGCCGCCCCGCCCCGGCGGGCGCCCTTCCCCACGACGGACGAGGACATCGCCGTGGCGGGCGGTGACAGGGACAGCGTCCTGCACACCGTCACCGACACCGACGGTGCCAAGCTGCGCGTGTACACCTACCAGATCAGGCTGGACCGGCCCGGCCCCGGCACGGACACCACGCTGGGGGTCTCCGTCGCGCGCCCCATGAGCGATGTGACCGACCCGCTCTCCACTCTCGCCTGGGTCCTGCTCCTCGTGTCCGGCATAGGCGTCGTCGGCGCGGGCGCGGCGGGCCTGTGGATCGCCCGTACCGGCCTGCGTCCCGTCGACGACCTCGCGCGCGCCGTCGAGCACGTGGCCGAGACCGAGGACCTGACCGTCCGGATCCCCGCGGAGGGCGAGGACGAGATCGCCCGGCTCTCGCGTTCGTTCAACGCCATGACCAGCTCCCTGGCCACGTCCCGGGACCGTCAGTCGCAGCTCATCGCCGACGCCGGCCACGAGCTGCGCACCCCGCTCACCTCGCTCCGTACGAACATCGAGCTGCTCGCCCGCAGCGACGAGACGGGCCGCGCCATCCCGCCGGACGACCGCAAGGCCCTGATGTCCTCGGTCAAGGCTCAGATGACGGAGCTGGCCGCGCTCATCGGCGACCTCCAGGAGCTCTCCCGCCCCGACGCCGCCCAGCCCGGCCCCCTCCAGGTGGTGGCGCTGCACGACATCACCCGCACCGCCCTGCAGCGCGCCAGGCTGCGCGGCCCGGAGCTGACCATCACCGCCGAGCTGGCCCCCTGGTACGTACGCGCCGAACCCGCCGCGCTGGAGCGGGCGGTCGTCAACGTGCTGGACAACGCGGTGAAGTTCAGCCCCGCGGGCGGAACGATCGAGGTCGTCCTGCACCGCGGCGAACTGACCGTACGGGACCACGGCCCCGGCATCCCCGCCGAGGACCTCCCGCACGTCTTCGACCGCTTCTGGCGCTCCCCGTCCGCCCGCCAGCTGCCCGGCTCGGGTCTCGGCCTGTCCATCGTCGCCCGCACGGTCCAGCAGGCGGGCGGCGAGATCGCGCTGACCCCGGCGGAGGGCGGCGGCACGGTGGCGTCGATCCGGCTGCCCGGGGCGCCGACGCCGCCGCCGGAGGTGTGA
- a CDS encoding excisionase family DNA-binding protein: MNTTLTTQEAADLLGISRATFVKILDEGGVPFSRPGRHRRVLLTDVLLYGEERRSRRRRGLDELVLLTEDADLYDS, translated from the coding sequence GTGAACACCACGCTCACCACACAAGAGGCCGCAGACCTGCTGGGGATCAGCCGAGCCACGTTCGTCAAGATCCTCGACGAGGGAGGAGTTCCGTTCTCGCGCCCGGGCAGGCACCGCCGGGTGCTGCTGACCGACGTACTCCTTTACGGGGAAGAGAGGCGTTCGCGGCGCAGACGGGGGTTGGACGAGTTGGTCCTGCTGACCGAGGACGCGGATCTGTACGACAGCTGA
- a CDS encoding DUF397 domain-containing protein, with amino-acid sequence MEIQWRKSSKSSNAEGSDCLELAEHEGEILLRESDNPDVVVRTTRAKLRAFLGGAKEGEFDDLA; translated from the coding sequence ATGGAAATCCAGTGGCGCAAGTCGTCGAAGTCGTCGAATGCAGAGGGCTCCGACTGCCTCGAACTCGCCGAACACGAAGGCGAGATACTGCTGCGCGAGAGCGACAACCCGGACGTGGTCGTGCGCACCACCCGGGCCAAGCTCCGTGCCTTCCTCGGGGGCGCGAAGGAAGGTGAGTTCGACGACCTGGCCTGA
- a CDS encoding helix-turn-helix transcriptional regulator, with protein sequence MPPRKLLTVRQRRLGTELRRLREHAGLTLAQAAERLGADRTTISNTESGRFGVSPQRVRAWADHYKCPDEAYVDALVAMASERGSGWWEHYRGELAEDALDLAELEHHAAAIRSVQVMYMPGLLQTEAYARSVFGESVPPPSPTRQRRLLSHRLQRRDVLDRPDPPTCTFLIHEAALRMTYGGPAVARSQLVHLLEESERGNVAIRVIPFAAGGFPFASSSAHYVYGVVPQLDTVQVDTATGSSFIDAETSLVNWRVALDRTEERSLDPDRSRGFIRDIAQSMEV encoded by the coding sequence ATGCCGCCGAGGAAACTGCTCACGGTGCGCCAGCGCCGACTGGGCACCGAGCTGCGCAGACTCAGGGAGCATGCGGGCCTGACGCTTGCCCAGGCCGCCGAGCGGTTGGGGGCGGACCGCACCACCATCAGTAACACCGAGTCGGGCCGATTCGGCGTGAGCCCTCAGCGGGTGCGGGCGTGGGCCGACCACTACAAGTGCCCTGACGAGGCGTACGTCGATGCTCTCGTCGCCATGGCTTCGGAGCGGGGCAGCGGCTGGTGGGAGCACTACCGCGGTGAGCTGGCCGAAGATGCTCTCGACCTTGCCGAGTTGGAGCATCACGCTGCGGCCATCCGGTCGGTGCAGGTCATGTATATGCCGGGTCTTCTTCAGACCGAGGCCTATGCGCGCAGCGTCTTCGGGGAGAGCGTCCCGCCCCCGAGCCCGACGCGTCAACGTCGTCTGCTGTCACATCGGTTGCAACGCCGTGATGTCCTCGACCGGCCGGACCCGCCGACCTGTACGTTCCTGATTCACGAGGCGGCGTTGCGCATGACGTACGGAGGCCCGGCAGTCGCGCGTAGCCAACTCGTACATCTCCTGGAGGAATCGGAGCGTGGCAACGTAGCCATCAGAGTGATCCCCTTCGCAGCCGGCGGTTTCCCGTTCGCGAGCAGTTCGGCACACTACGTGTACGGGGTCGTCCCGCAGCTCGACACCGTGCAGGTGGACACCGCGACGGGGTCGTCATTCATCGACGCCGAAACGAGCCTGGTGAACTGGCGAGTCGCGCTGGACCGGACGGAGGAGAGGTCGCTGGACCCGGACAGATCGAGGGGCTTCATCCGTGACATCGCGCAGAGCATGGAGGTGTGA